The following are encoded in a window of Euwallacea fornicatus isolate EFF26 chromosome 21, ASM4011564v1, whole genome shotgun sequence genomic DNA:
- the mgr gene encoding prefoldin subunit 3, whose translation MMENNSETLSLGDKKSYAGIPEAEFVDDVDAYMSRPENNSGVEEVLKKLDSQHAKYKFMEYNLLAKKKRLQNQVPELKRSLAMIERLETQKEEFDTQFLLSEQVFSKAKIPPTKNVCLWLGANVMLEYTLEDAKNLLTQNITAAERNLGYVNHDLDFLRDQFTTTEVNMARVYNWDVKRRQASKAAAK comes from the exons atgATGGAAAATAATAGTGAAACCCTTAGTTTAGGAGATAAGAAATCGTATGCAGGTATACCAGAAGCGGAATTCGTg GATGATGTGGATGCATATATGAGCCGACCAGAAAACAACAGTGGTGTGGAGGAAGTTCTCAAAAAGCTAGACAGTCAACATgctaaatacaaatttatggAATACAatcttttagcaaaaaagaAACGACTCCAAAACCAAGTCCCTGAGTTGAAACGTTCGCTTGCTATGATTGAGAGACTTGAAACTCAAAAGGAAGAGTTCGACACTCAGTTTCTTCTTAGCGAGCAAGTTTTTTCAAAGGCCAAAATACCGCCgacaaaaaatgtatgtttatGGCTTGGGGCTAATGTCATGTTAGAATATACATTGGAAGATGCCAAAAATCTGCTGACTCAGAATATTACGGCTGCAGAAAGGAATTTGGGATATGTAAATCATGATTTAGATTTTCTTAG GGATCAGTTTACAACAACAGAAGTGAACATGGCTCGCGTTTATAATTGGGACGTTAAGAGACGCCAAGCTTCAAAGGCAGCGGCTAAGTAA
- the Rad1 gene encoding cell cycle checkpoint protein RAD1, translating to MLFCAELTEVKVVCNVLKSIAIKEYAIFRPMEEGLKVTLEEMKYIETSAYIPRTMFSLYHIIDTKDNIFKINLKTFTDILNIFGDDSNPSLKLTFKASGSPLCVIMNHSEENITVDCEIKTMNMDEFENLSLAEECNLNKIVINANIFCELLQSLDNMADELQITFSPEYPFFQLKSRSLSGESQVSLNKHSECVTNYQCKEKTDFTYTFANMKHIIKVLHHSSKVSISTGESGLLGLQLVINADENQMYVEHYVTSQYMTQD from the exons ATGTTATTTTGTGCAGAATTAACTGAAGTGAAAGTAGTGTGTAACGTACTAAAATCAATAGCAATTAAAGAG TACGCAATTTTTCGCCCCATGGAAGAGGGTCTCAAAGTAACACTGGaagaaatgaaatatattgaGACATCAGCATACATTCCACGCACCATGTTCTCTCTCTACCACATAATTGACACCAAAGACAACATATTTAAGATaaacttaaaaacatttaCTGATATCCTCAATATATTTGGAGATGACAGTAACCCCAGCTTGAAGCTAACATTCAAAGCTAGTGGATCGCCTTTATGTGTAAT aatgAATCACAGCGAAGAAAACATTACTGTGGATtgtgaaattaaaactatGAACATGgatgaatttgaaaatcttAGTTTGGCTGAAGAATGTaacttgaataaaattgtgataaatgcaaatatattttgtgaACTACTCCAGAGCCTTGATAACATGGCTGATGAATTACAAATTACTTTCAGCCCAGAGTACCcctttttccaattaaaaagtagGAGTCTCTCT GGAGAATCTCAAGTAAGTCTGAATAAACACTCAGAATGTGTGACTAATTATCAGTGCAAGGAGAAAACAGATTTCACATATACTTTTGCCAATATGAAGcatattattaaagttttgcaTCATTCCAGTAAAGTCTCTATTTCAACAGGGGAAAGTGGACTTTTAGGATTGCAATTAGTTATTAATGCAGATGAAAATCAGATGTATGTTGAACATTATGTGACATCACAGTACATGACTCAagattaa
- the Dhod gene encoding dihydroorotate dehydrogenase (quinone), mitochondrial: MSFFFRSKTKSLLYVVGSATGLYAGVCIYNGNYKFYKDTLMPLVHLLDPERAHNLAVFVSQYRLLPKIVSKDPDILQVHVLDKYFPNPIGIAAGFDKDGKAIMGLKDIGFGFVEIGSVTPLPQSGNDKPRVFRLVEDRAVINRYGFNSQGHEEVLQRVKNIKCNPEAPVIVGVNLGKNKTSDNAVKDYVEGIEKFGVIADYLVINISSPNTPNLRALQNKENLETLLKAVVEAKNRLGEPKPPLLLKLAPDLNYEEKKDIAEIIKRKDCKVDGLIVCNTTVERPMLISQHKNEQGGLSGVPLKNTSTQMIKDMSRLTNGILIIGVGGVSSGKDAYEKIKAGASLIQIYSALIYDGPPLVAQIKKELADLVAKDGFNNISEAIGKDR, from the exons atgagctTCTTTTTCCGA agCAAAACCAAATCCTTATTGTATGTGGTAGGTAGTGCAACTGGGCTCTATGCTGGAGTGTGCATTTACAATGGGAATTACAAGTTCTATAAGGACACTTTAATGCCCCTTGTCCACTTACTTGACCCTGAAAGAGCGCACAATTTAGCCGTGTTTGTGAGTCAATACAGGCTATTACCAAAAATTGTCTCCAAGGATCCTGATATTTTG cAAGTACATGTGcttgataaatattttccaaatcctATAGGAATAGCTGCAGGTTTTGACAAGGATGGAAAGGCCATAATGGGCTTGAAAGATATTGGTTTTGGATTTGTTGAAATTGGTTCAGTTACACCTCTGCCACAATCTGGCAATGACAAACCAAGAGTATTTCGCCTAGTAGAGGACAGAGCTGTGATAAATAGGTACGGTTTTAATAGCCAAGGGCATGAGGAGGTCTTACaaagagtaaaaaatataaaatgcaaTCCTGAAGCTCCAGTTATTGTGGGAGTTAATTTGGGAAAGAACAAAACCTCTGATAATGCAGTAAAAGACTATGTGGAAGGGATTGAAAAGTTTGGAGTAATTGCAGATTATTTGGTAATAAATATCAGCAG TCCTAATACACCCAATTTGCGAGCACTTCAAAACAAGgaaaatttagaaacattGCTGAAAGCTGTTGTTGAGGCTAAGAATAGATTAGGTGAACCAAAGCCCCCATTATTACTGAAATTAGCTCCGGACCTTAATTATGAGGAGAAAAAAGATATTGCTGAAATTATTAAACGAAAAGACTGTAAGGTAGATGGTTTAATTGTGTGTAACACAACAGTGGAAAGACCAATGCTCATAAGTCAACATAAAAATGAGCAGGGTGGCTTGAGTGGGGTTCCCTTGAAAAATACATCTACACAAATGATTAAAGACATGAGTCGACTtacaaatggaattttaatcaTTG GTGTGGGGGGTGTATCTTCAGGAAAAGATGCTTATGAGAAAATTAAAGCTGGAGCAAGTTTGATACAAATTTATTCAGCCCTAATTTATGATGGGCCACCTTTAGTTGCTCAAATAAAGAAGGAATTAGCCGATTTAGTTGCTAAAGATGGTTTTAACAATATCAGTGAAGCAATTGGGAAAGAtcggtaa
- the LOC136345865 gene encoding WD and tetratricopeptide repeats protein 1-like, producing MEGKIKKSNVRKNIVDILQRRESSIEGSKDVNRQRQFSHDLIRRLGIEYELQGHEGPVNCLQWTPDGSLLVSGSDDTEVMIWDPMKHKRLQTLSTNHIGKIFSIKFLGANNNIIVTAASDKKVNVQSIEGNSLLDCTCHKSVVRSLASSPMNPTVFWSAGDDGRIMQYDLREPHECDSDNANLLIAYLMITEIKCIAVNPTKPHYLAVGVNDNFVRIYDRRHLKTYPLSKITDHQFVYNPKSGLNEINKYAQYYAPGHLALNNVIGKYEANYITFNSAGSEMLVNIAGETGEQIYLFDVNKERQISEIQIPNLKNSMRELEGKKCECTLDDYDNCYLPSNYDLTKPIKIPTELCTCFYMRRAFHLYRRRWVGDLYGAARDYLSVIEKWPKETKAFNGLIKCLLALGWVREAKLWYEHFCEIVPEFANDEKAKKIYSGIESPEKRTIEIPNRSKFSFASVTAFEIENEKRLSARDYELRFMGHCNRNIHRMEANFLGEDGNFICGGSSDGIIFLWERKTQSIVNALAGDIQPVNCLQPHPSTCLLASSGKNSVVKLWSPMAEDGTENIHMAEVLGAAVRLNQQLLLVNPVERLVRRFTLFSTCMHNTVSQ from the exons ATGGaggggaaaataaaaaaatcaaatgtccGCAAGAATATTGTGGATATCCTACAGCGTAGAGAAAGCAGTATTGAAGGCTCTAAAGATGTAAATCGACAACGCCAGTTCTCACACGACTTGATAAGGCGTCTGGGAATTGAATATGAGCTGCAGGGCCATGAGGGCCCCGTCAACTGTCTCCAATGGACTCCTGATGGGAG CCTTTTAGTGTCAGGGTCTGATGATACTGAAGTGATGATTTGGGACCCCATGAAGCATAAgagacttcaaactttgtctACAAATCACattggtaaaatattttcgattaag TTTTTGGGGGCAAACAACAACATTATAGTCACAGCTGCTAGTGATAAAAAGGTCAATGTACAATCCATAGAAGGAAACTCGTTATTAGATTGCACTTGTCATAAAAGTGTTGTTAGAAGCCTGGCCAGTTCGCCCATGAATCCTACAGTATTTTGGTCAGCAGGAGACGATGGAAGAATCAT GCAGTATGACCTAAGAGAGCCTCACGAGTGTGATTCTGATAATGCAAATTTACTCATCGCTTATCTCATGATCACCGAAATAAAATGTATTGCAGTAAATCCAACGAAACCCCATTATTTAGCTGTAGGAGTAAATGACAATTTTGTACGCATTTATGACAGGCGCCATCTCAAAACTTATCCGTTATCAAAG ATTACCGATCACCAGTTTGTATACAACCCAAAAAGCGGTctgaatgaaataaataagtacGCCCAGTATTATGCACCTGGGCATTTGGCCCTTAACAATGTTATCGGAAAATATGAAGCcaattatattacttttaattCCGCGGGATCAGAGATGCTGGTTAATATAGCGGGTGAGACAGGTGAGCagatttatttgtttgatGTTAATAAGGAGAGACAGATTAGTGAGATCCAGATACCCAACCTTAAAAATTCCATGAGAGAATTGGAAGGAAAGAAATGCGAGTGCACTCTG gaTGACTATGATAATTGCTATTTACCCAGTAATTATGACCTTACAAAGCCTATAAAAATTCCTACCGAATTATGCACCTGTTTTTATATGAGACGCgcttttcatttatacagaaGACGATG GGTGGGTGATTTATATGGGGCCGCTAGGGATTATTTGTCCGTAATTGAGAAATGGCCCAAGGAAACTAAAGCCTTTAACGGGTTGATTAAGTGTTTGCTCGCGTTGGGATGGGTCCGCGAGGCCAAGTTATGGTATGAACATTTTTGCGAAATTGTGCCGGAATTTGCCAACGATGAAAAG gcgaaaaaaatttactcgGGAATCGAGAGCCCGGAAAAAAGAACGATAGAGATACCCAACCGCAGTAAATTCTCATTTGCCAGCGTAACtgcatttgaaattgaaaatgaaaaacgttTAAGTGCTAGGGATTATGAATTGAGGTTTATGGGACATTGCAACCGAAACATACATAGAATGGAGGCAAATTTCTTGg GGGaagatggaaattttatttgtgggGGATCGAGTGACGGAATAATTTTTCTGTGGGAACGGAAAACTCAATCTATTGTTAATGCTTTAGCTGGTGATATACAGCCAGTAAACTGCCTCCAGCCTCATCCGAGTACATGTTTGTTAGCCTcaagtggcaaaaattcagTGGTCAAATTGTGGTCTCCCATGGCTGAG GACGGAACTGAGAATATCCATATGGCCGAAGTCCTCGGGGCAGCGGTGCGACTCAATCAACAGTTGTTATTGGTTAACCCTGTTGAGAGATTGGTTAGGCGCTTTACTCTTTTCTCCACGTGCATGCATAACACTGTTTCGCAATAA
- the U4-U6-60K gene encoding U4/U6 small nuclear ribonucleoprotein Prp4, whose protein sequence is MSDDEITYVKKTKTIHYGSLEDSERARIEAAEDDEDSNNSEAEPVLPPPPPEEHNEYLELEEAMSRDKQALLEEFERRKKARSINVSTDDGEVKRNLRQLGEPICLFGEGPADRRSRLRDILSRLGEDSVIRREAEEERKQFEKDQEQTWYHEGPESLIIARLWIAEYSLPRVKERLAEAKRLQELPSTAKTARTQEVQKRIHQMSIYSSQVGDNRPISYCSFSPNSKLLATASWSGLCKVWSVPDCQLQQTLKGHTCNVGAIVFHPKATITNEESICNMASCAVDGSVKLWDLKSEEPIADIAGHMPHRVSRIAFHPSGRFLGTCCFDCSWRLWDLQQCTEVLHQEGHVKPVYCISFQTDGSVCASGGLDSFGRVWDLRTGRCIMFMEGHLKSIYGIEFSPNGYHIATASEDDTCKIWDLRKRSSLYTIPAHNNLISDVKYQKDEGSYMVTASYDGKVKIWRSKTWQPLKTLSGHDGKIMSCDISPDDNYIATSSYDRTFKLWAPEY, encoded by the exons ATGTCTGACGATGAAATAACTTACgttaaaaagacaaaaaccATTCATTATGGTTCACTAGAAGACTCAGAGCGAGCCCGCATTGAAGCTGCTGAAGATGATGAGGACTCAAACAATTCAGAAGCGGAACCGGTCCTTCCGCCGCCTCCCCCAGAAGAGCATAATGAATATCTGGAACTTGAGGAAGCAATGTCTAGGGACAAACAGGCATTACTCGAAGAATTTGAGAGACGCAAGAAAGCTCGTTCCATTAATGTTTCCACAGACGATGGGGAAGTGAAACGTAACTTAAGACAATTGGGAGAACCTATATGTTTGTTTGGGGAGGGGCCTGCAGATAGAAGAAGTCGTTTGAGAGATATTTTAAGTCGGCTAGGAGAAGATTCGGTTATTAGGAGGGAAGCAGAAGAAGAAAGAAAGCAGTTTGAAAAGGATCAAGAGCAAACTTGGTATCATGAAGGGCCAGAATCTTTGATTATTGCAAGATTGTGGATAGCTGAGTATTCTTTACCTAGGGTTAAAGAGAGACTTGCTGAGGCTAAGAGATTACAGGAATTGCCTTCAACAGCAAAAACAGCTAG GACACAGGAGGTCCAAAAGAGAATACACCAAATGTCTATATATTCCTCTCAAGTTGGGGACAATAGACCTATTTCTTACTGCTCTTTTTCACCCAATTCAAAGCTACTAGCAACTGCATCCTGGAGTGGTTTATGTAAAGTTTGGTCTGTGCCCGACTGCCAGTTACAGCAAACActtaaag GACATACATGTAATGTAGGCGCTATAGTATTTCATCCCAAAGCTACAATCACAAATGAAGAGAGTATTTGCAATATGGCCTCTTGTGCAGTTGATGGATCTGTGAAGCTGTGGGATTTAAAAAGTGAAGAACCTATAGCCGATATCGCAGGCCATATGCCACACCGAGTGTCCAGAATTGCTTTCCATCCATCAGGAAGATTTTTAg GTACATGTTGTTTTGACTGTTCCTGGAGATTATGGGATTTACAACAGTGCACTGAAGTGTTGCATCAGGAAGGTCATGTGAAACCAGTTTATTGTATATCTTTTCAAACCGACGGTTCAGTTTGTGCTTCAGGAGGGTTAGATTCATTTGGTCGAGTGTGGGATTTGCGAACAGGCCGCTGTATTATGTTTATGGAGGGCCACTTGAAGTCTATTTATg GGATTGAGTTTTCTCCCAACGGCTATCATATAGCCACGGCAAGCGAGGATGACACATGCAAAATTTGGGATCTACGAAAACGGTCATCTCTTTACACTATTCCTGCtcataacaatttaatttcagacgtgaaatatcaaaaagatGAAGGTAGTTATATGGTGACTGCCTCATATGATGGGAAAGTAAAGATATGGCGCAGCAAGACCTGGCAACCATTGAAAACTCTTTCTGGACATGACGGAAAAATAATGTCGTGTGATATTTCCCCGGATGATAATTATATCGCCACCAGTTCGTATGACAGAACATTTAAACTGTGGGCACCCGAGtattga
- the Cog7 gene encoding conserved oligomeric Golgi complex subunit 7, with product MDISSFSSDNFEIKEWVNETLKTGETQDKKDASYTMGLVMKLQLYVQQVNNSLENSSQQVLASLPKIMRDAKLLQQEALVLKEKMGQVKQEIIQIEQDTRKSINDIERLDQMKNKLTVAKQGLHESDNWTILVNDLEEIFDSKNIEAISSKILGMQNSLKLLVNVADYEDRKLQLEGLKNRLEAIASPVIVQAFTSSDTDQSAKFVYIFSCIKRVPELMKYYHNCHRDVLVKKWRSQLETEQDETITQLFCNYCNVLVSNWHTQTKWFNQVFSTENATNTLIGIYVDVLGSLDPSLNECIDAALKQVPDKLSLLQDVKQVTRQFAENMFDVTKQTSNDDKKVEQLLKAIYDHMVVYVCKYSTYEKANLIKQLNSLNCMKEELPDTIQSLGLSVNQVLDYALQAKKRCQQLTENCGICGLLIALRAYFISYAGLYRVALRQIDRSKRLKENWNTFQLCLSLLQYSGEVLLNVQQLEKELTLIVLELNKSTGLVKFKNLLLDEENLKEYESLIKCVTEGTQLSLLDYVTKEFNKLCMDIHHTTYQLVFAPISTHLDTVSTADTWTQFDGSSLHNNTDLPDYSFTPQEYITQIGQYLMELPQHLEPFLFKENPALACALKSIDQEYSDAPDTEGALAQVFLQIVARGTCNNFCDKILSMASLSQPASRQLAHDINYLNNVLQDLGVSISENLGQISALLKIPSDQYQVQSLGYSAKYVSTIRQIRNIISN from the exons atg GACATTAGTTCATTTTCAAGTGACaactttgaaattaaagaaTGGGTAAACGAAACTCTAAAAACTGGAGAGACACAGGATAAAAAGGAT GCTAGCTACACTATGGGCTTAGTAATGAAGCTTCAGTTGTATGTCCAGCAAGTGAATAATTCTCTAGAAAACAGCAGCCAACAGGTTTTAGCATCTCTTCCAAAAATCATGCGAGATGCCAAATTGCTACAACAGGAAGCCTtggttttaaaggaaaaaatggggCAGGTGAAGCAGGAAATTATCCAGATAGAACAGGATACAAGAAAGAGCATCAATGATATTGAGAGGTTggatcaaatgaaaaataaattaacagtAGCGAAACAAGGCTTGCATGAGAGTGACAACTGGACAATATTAG taaatgaTTTGGAAGAAATATTTGACTCCAAAAACATTGAAGCGATATCAAGCAAAATCTTGGGAAtgcaaaattccttaaaactgCTGGTGAATGTGGCTGATTATGAAGACAGAAAGCTGCAATTGGAAGGGCTAAAAAATCGTTTAGAAGCAATTGCCAGTCCTGTGATAGTTCAAGCCTTCACATCTTCAGATACAG ACCAATCTGCCAAATTTGTGTATATCTTTTCATGCATTAAAAGAGTCCCTGAATTGATGAAATATTACCATAATTGCCACAGGGATGTTTTAGTGAAAAAATGGCGAAGCCAACTCGAGACTGAACAGGATGAAACCATCACCCAATTGTTTTGTAATTACTGCAATGTTTTGGTCTCTAATTGGCATACACAGACAAAATGGTTCAATCAAGTGTTTAGTACTGAAAATGCCACTAACACTTTAATAGGAATTTATGTAGATGTTTTGGGTTCTTTAGATCCTTCCTTAAATGAATGCATTGATGCAGCCTTAAAACAGGTGCCTGATAAATTATCACTTTTACAAGATGTTAAGCAGGTTACAAGAcaatttgctgaaaatatgTTTGATGTTACTAAACAGACTTCTAATGATG ATAAGAAGGTTGAGCAACTATTGAAGGCAATTTATGATCACATGGTGGTGTATGTCTGCAAATACTCCACATATgagaaagcaaatttaataaaacagttAAACTCTTTGAATTGTATGAAAGAGGAGCTACCAGACACAATCCAGTCTTTGGGCCTTAGTGTAAATCAGGTCTTGGACTATGCTTTGCAGGCCAAAAAAAGGTGTCAGCAATTGACAGAAAATTGTGGTATTTGTGGATTGTTAATTGCCTTAAGAGCATATTTTATTAGTTATGCTGGACTCTACAG aGTGGCATTACGACAAATTGACCGCTCCAAACGCTTAAAAGAAAACTGGAATACATTTCAACTGTGTTTGTCCCTTTTGCAATACTCAGGGGAGGTGCTCCTCAATGTCCAGCAACTGGAAAAAGAGTTGACTCTTATAGTTTTGGAATTGAACAAATCCACTGGTTtagtaaaatttaagaatttactGCTGGATGAAGAGAACTTAAAAGAGTATGAATCCTTAATCAAATGCGTAACGGAAGGCACGCAATTGTCGCTTTTGGATTATGTTACTAAGGAATTTAATAAGCTTTGCATGGATATCCATCATACCACTTATCAGCTTGTATTTGCTCCCATTTCCACACATCTAGATACAGTATCAACGGCAGATACTTGGACTCAGTTTGATGGTTCTAGCTTACATAATAATACAGATTTGCCCGATTACAGTTTTACACCACAGGAATATATTACACAA ATTGGTCAATATTTAATGGAATTGCCTCAACATCTAGAACcgtttttgtttaaagaaaatccaGCTTTAGCCTGTGCTCTTAAATCTATTGACCAAGAGTATTCTGATGCACCAGACACTGAAGGTGCACTGGCGCAGGTTTTCCTGCAAATAGTGGCGCGGGGTACCTGCAATAATTTTTGCGATAAAATCTTATCAATGGCTTCACTTAGTCAACCTGCTAGTCGTCAGTTGGCACATGATATAA ATTACCTGAATAATGTACTACAAGATTTGGGAGTAAGTATATCGGAGAATTTAGGACAGATTTCGGCACTGCTAAAAATTCCTTCTGATCAGTATCAAGTGCAAAGTTTGGGATATTCGGCGAAATATGTGTCGACTATCAGACAAATTCGTAatataatatcaaattaa